From Procambarus clarkii isolate CNS0578487 chromosome 49, FALCON_Pclarkii_2.0, whole genome shotgun sequence, a single genomic window includes:
- the Spx gene encoding splicing factor 3B subunit 4, whose translation MAAGPIAERNQDATIYVGGLDDKVSEGLLWELFVQAGPVVNVHMPKDRVTQQHQGYGFVEFMGEEDADYAIKIMNMIKLFGKPIRVNKASAHQKNLDVGANIFIGNLDPEVDEKLLYDTFSAFGVILQTPKIMRDPDTGNSKGYAFINFASFEASDAAIEAMNGQYLCNRSISISYAFKKDSKGERHGTAAERLLAAQNPLSQADKPHQLFADAPPPPTQSAPPPPAPPPPPSAGVGSNAPPGMSVPPPGMLVPPPPPVPPPPGTSASVPPLPNVPPTTSIPPPPGSAPPLPPMPPPPSKPPLPGQPPLPPSGPPGPPMSGPPTTNSGQMPPYGHYPPRPGMPPPPWQGGPGMPPPPGMPPPRPGPPGMPPPPGMRPPPPGWRPPHPGGPPRPPFGRPPYPPRGPPGPPPMPGMGPHMRGGPPLPPGPPPSGGPMPPGPPPRGMRPPPPGVPVTSGQGGPPPPGMAPPPPPPRPPLPPPPPGGEK comes from the exons ATGGCTGCTGGTCCGATAGCGGAGCGTAACCAAG ATGCCACCATATATGTTGGAGGTCTTGACGACAAAGTGTCAGAAGGGCTACTTTGGGAATTATTTGTTCAAGCTGGACCAGTGGTGAACGTCCACATGCCCAAGGACCGTGTTACCCAGCAGCATCAGGGTTATGGCTTTGTTGAGTTTATGGGGGAGGAAGATGCCGACTATGCTATAAAAATTATGAATATGATAAAG TTATTTGGTAAGCCCATAAGAGTCAACAAGGCCTCTGCCCACCAAAAGAACTTGGATGTTGGtgcaaacatttttattggcaacCTGGATCCAGAGGTGGATGAGAAGCTTCTTTATGACACCTTCTCGGCTTTTGGAGTCATCTTGCAAACACCGAAG attatgagagacccagacacAGGCAACTCTAAAGGCTATGCATTTATAAATTTTGCATCCTTTGAAGCATCTGATGCTGCTATTGAAGCAATGAATGGGCAGTATCTATGTAATCGATCCATTAGCATATCATATGCCTTCAAGAAGGATAGTAAAGGAGAGAGGCACGGTACAGCAGCTGAGCGTTTGCTTGCCGCTCAAAACCCATTATCACAAGCTGATAAGCCTCATCAATTGTTTGCTGATGCTCCTCCACCGCCTACAcagtctgctcctcctcctcctgcaccaccaccacctccatcagcTGGAGTTGGATCAAATGCACCCCCTGGAATGTCTGTGCCTCCTCCTGGCATGCTAGTCCCAcctccacctccagtaccaccaccacccggcaCTTCTGCTTCTGTTCCTCCTCTCCCTAATGTTCCACCCACAACTTCTATACCCCCACCACCTGGAtctgctcctcctcttcctcccatgCCTCCACCACCATCAAAACCACCTCTTCCTGGACAGCCCCCTCTTCCACCCTCTGGTCCCCCAGGGCCTCCTATGTCGGGGCCTCCAACAACCAACTCGGGACAGATGCCACCATATGGACATTACCCACCACGTCCTGGCATGCCTCCACCTCCTTGGCAAGGTGGGCCTGGcatgccaccaccacctggtatGCCCCCACCACGACCTGGTCCTCCAGGAATGCCGCCTCCACCAGGAatgagaccaccaccaccaggatggAGACCTCCACATCCAGGTGGCCCCCCAAGGCCTCCATTTGGAAGACCACCTTATCCTCCAAGAGGTCCTCCTGGGCCGCCACCAATGCCTGGAATGGGACCACACATGCGTGGTGGGCCACCACTACCTCCAGGCCCTCCCCCATCTGGAGGACCTATGCCTCCTGGTCCTCCCCCACGAGGAATGAGGCCCCCACCTCCTGGGGTACCAGTTACTAGTGGTCAAGGTGGACCTCCTCCCCCAGGCAtggctccgccaccaccaccacctcgtccaccattaccaccccctcCTCCAGGGGGAGAAAAGTAA